One window of the Glycine soja cultivar W05 unplaced genomic scaffold, ASM419377v2 tig00015409_1_pilon, whole genome shotgun sequence genome contains the following:
- the LOC114404267 gene encoding zinc finger CCCH domain-containing protein 48-like isoform X2: MDTKFARRTERIGRTTCSYWRAGKCNRNPCRFVHIETPSPPAACGYGNTAYSYGKKPHSSSENTPKYGSKKALLRDNGDRGDATRVAKAFKKSSPRICKYWINNNCVHGEQCLYLHSWFRGDGFSTVTKLQEHKKVITGIALPVGSDKLYSGSTDGTVRIWDCHTGQCAKVINLGAEVTSLISEGSWIFVGLQNAVKAWNIQTMSEFTLDGPKGRVRAMTVGNNTLFAGAEDGVFFAWRGSSKADSPFELVASLTGHTKAVVCLAVGCQMLYSGSMDQSIKVWDMDTLQCTMTLNDHTDAVTSLICWDQYLLSSSSDCTIKVWACIEAGSLEVIYTHTEENGVVSLFGMPDAEGKPILFSSCRDNSVHIFSERGRLFAKKDVALIELGPGGLFFTGDESGLLMVWKLLEVPKVASS, encoded by the exons ATGGATACAAAGTTTGCACGAAGGACTGAGCGCATTGGTAGAACAACATGCTCTTATTGGAGAGCTGGAAAATGTAACAGAAATCCATGCAGATTTGTGCACATAGAGACACCATCTCCACCTGCTGCTTGTGGTTATGGCAATACTGCATATAGCTACGGAAAAAAGCCCCATTCCTCCTCTGAGAATACCCCGAAATATGGTTCAAAGAAAGCATTGCTTAGAGATAATGGAGATAGAGGAGATGCAACAAGGGTTGCTAAGGCTTTCAAGAAATCATCACCAAGGATATGTAAATACTGGATCAACAACAATTGTGTACATGGTGAACAATGCCTGTATCTGCATTCATGGTTTCGTGGTGATGGGTTTTCCACAGTAACGAAACTTCAAGAACATAAGAAG GTTATCACTGGCATCGCACTTCCTGTTGGATCCGACAAACTTTATTCTGGCAGCACTGATGGGACAGTTAGGATATGGGACTGCCATACTGGTCAATGTGCTAAAGTCATCAATCTTGGTGCTGAGGTTACCTCTTTGATCAGTGAGGGGTCATGGATTTTTGTTGGTCTGCAAAATGCTGTCAAG GCTTGGAATATCCAGACCATGTCAGAGTTTACTCTTGATGGACCCAAAGGCCGAGTCCGTGCCATGACTGTTGGCAACAATACACTCTTTGCTGGTGCAGAG gaTGGTGTCTTTTTTGCTTGGAGAGGAAGCTCTAAAGCCGATTCTCCTTTTGAACTGGTTGCGTCTCTCACTGGCCACACTAAAGCAGTGGTTTGTCTGGCGGTTGGATGCCAGATGCTGTACTCCGGGTCAATGGACCAAAGCATAAAG GTCTGGGACATGGATACATTACAGTGTACAATGACACTTAATGATCATACTGATGCAGTCACATCCCTTATCTGTTGGGATCAATATCTGTTGTCAAGTTCATCTGACTGCACAATTAAAGTCTGGGCATGCATTGAAGCAGGATCTTTGGAAGTGATATATACACACACCGAAGAAAAT gGTGTTGTTTCACTCTTTGGGATGCCTGATGCAGAGGGAAAGCCAATATTATTTTCCTCGTGCAGAGACAATTCAGTTCACAT ATTTTCAGAGAGGGGACGTTTATTTGCCAAGAAAGATGTGGCATTGATTGAGTTAGGTCCTGGTGGCCTCTTCTTCACTGGAGATGAGAGTGGTTTGCTGATGGTATGGAAATTGTTGGAGGTACCCAAGGTGGCATCCTCTTGA
- the LOC114404267 gene encoding zinc finger CCCH domain-containing protein 48-like isoform X1: MDTKFARRTERIGRTTCSYWRAGKCNRNPCRFVHIETPSPPAACGYGNTAYSYGKKPHSSSENTPKYGSKKALLRDNGDRGDATRVAKAFKKSSPRICKYWINNNCVHGEQCLYLHSWFRGDGFSTVTKLQEHKKVITGIALPVGSDKLYSGSTDGTVRIWDCHTGQCAKVINLGAEVTSLISEGSWIFVGLQNAVKAWNIQTMSEFTLDGPKGRVRAMTVGNNTLFAGAEDGVFFAWRGSSKADSPFELVASLTGHTKAVVCLAVGCQMLYSGSMDQSIKVWDMDTLQCTMTLNDHTDAVTSLICWDQYLLSSSSDCTIKVWACIEAGSLEVIYTHTEENGVVSLFGMPDAEGKPILFSSCRDNSVHMYELPSFSERGRLFAKKDVALIELGPGGLFFTGDESGLLMVWKLLEVPKVASS, encoded by the exons ATGGATACAAAGTTTGCACGAAGGACTGAGCGCATTGGTAGAACAACATGCTCTTATTGGAGAGCTGGAAAATGTAACAGAAATCCATGCAGATTTGTGCACATAGAGACACCATCTCCACCTGCTGCTTGTGGTTATGGCAATACTGCATATAGCTACGGAAAAAAGCCCCATTCCTCCTCTGAGAATACCCCGAAATATGGTTCAAAGAAAGCATTGCTTAGAGATAATGGAGATAGAGGAGATGCAACAAGGGTTGCTAAGGCTTTCAAGAAATCATCACCAAGGATATGTAAATACTGGATCAACAACAATTGTGTACATGGTGAACAATGCCTGTATCTGCATTCATGGTTTCGTGGTGATGGGTTTTCCACAGTAACGAAACTTCAAGAACATAAGAAG GTTATCACTGGCATCGCACTTCCTGTTGGATCCGACAAACTTTATTCTGGCAGCACTGATGGGACAGTTAGGATATGGGACTGCCATACTGGTCAATGTGCTAAAGTCATCAATCTTGGTGCTGAGGTTACCTCTTTGATCAGTGAGGGGTCATGGATTTTTGTTGGTCTGCAAAATGCTGTCAAG GCTTGGAATATCCAGACCATGTCAGAGTTTACTCTTGATGGACCCAAAGGCCGAGTCCGTGCCATGACTGTTGGCAACAATACACTCTTTGCTGGTGCAGAG gaTGGTGTCTTTTTTGCTTGGAGAGGAAGCTCTAAAGCCGATTCTCCTTTTGAACTGGTTGCGTCTCTCACTGGCCACACTAAAGCAGTGGTTTGTCTGGCGGTTGGATGCCAGATGCTGTACTCCGGGTCAATGGACCAAAGCATAAAG GTCTGGGACATGGATACATTACAGTGTACAATGACACTTAATGATCATACTGATGCAGTCACATCCCTTATCTGTTGGGATCAATATCTGTTGTCAAGTTCATCTGACTGCACAATTAAAGTCTGGGCATGCATTGAAGCAGGATCTTTGGAAGTGATATATACACACACCGAAGAAAAT gGTGTTGTTTCACTCTTTGGGATGCCTGATGCAGAGGGAAAGCCAATATTATTTTCCTCGTGCAGAGACAATTCAGTTCACATGTATGAATTGCCTTC ATTTTCAGAGAGGGGACGTTTATTTGCCAAGAAAGATGTGGCATTGATTGAGTTAGGTCCTGGTGGCCTCTTCTTCACTGGAGATGAGAGTGGTTTGCTGATGGTATGGAAATTGTTGGAGGTACCCAAGGTGGCATCCTCTTGA
- the LOC114404269 gene encoding zinc finger CCCH domain-containing protein 48-like, whose amino-acid sequence MDTKFARRTERIGRTTCSYWRAGKCNRNPCRFVHIETPSPPAACGYGNTAYSYGKKPHSSSENTPKYGSKKALLRDNGDRGDATRVAKAFKKSSPRICKYWINNNCVHGEQCLYLHSWFRGDGFSTVTKLQEHKKVITGIAIPVGSDKLYSGSTDGTVRIWDCHTGQCAKVINLGAEVTSLISEGSWIFVGLQNAVKAWNIQTMSEFTLDGPKGRVRAMTVGNNTLFAGAEDGVIFAWRGSSKADSPFELVASLTGHTKAVVCLAVGCKMLYSGSMDQSIKVWDMDTLQCTMTLNDHTDAVTSLICWDQYLLSSSSDRTIKVWACIEAGSLEVIYTHTEENGVVSLFGMPDAEGKPILFSSCRDNSVHMYELPSFSERGRLFAKKDVALIELGPGGLFFTGDESGLLMVWKWLEVPKVASS is encoded by the exons ATGGATACAAAGTTTGCACGAAGGACTGAGCGCATTGGTAGAACAACATGCTCTTATTGGAGAGCTGGAAAATGTAACAGAAATCCATGCAGATTTGTGCACATAGAGACACCATCTCCACCTGCTGCTTGTGGTTATGGGAATACTGCATATAGCTACGGAAAAAAGCCCCATTCCTCCTCTGAGAATACCCCGAAATATGGTTCAAAGAAAGCATTGCTTAGAGATAATGGAGATAGAGGAGATGCAACAAGGGTTGCTAAGGCTTTCAAGAAATCATCACCAAGGATATGTAAATACTGGATCAACAACAATTGTGTACATGGTGAACAATGCCTGTATCTGCATTCATGGTTTCGTGGTGATGGGTTTTCCACAGTAACGAAACTTCAAGAACATAAGAAG GTTATCACTGGCATCGCAATTCCTGTTGGATCCGACAAACTTTATTCTGGCAGCACTGATGGGACAGTTAGGATATGGGACTGCCATACTGGTCAATGTGCTAAAGTCATCAATCTTGGTGCTGAGGTTACCTCTTTGATCAGTGAGGGGTCATGGATTTTTGTTGGTCTGCAAAATGCTGTCAAG GCTTGGAATATCCAGACCATGTCAGAGTTTACTCTTGATGGACCCAAAGGCCGAGTCCGTGCCATGACTGTTGGCAACAATACACTCTTTGCTGGTGCAGAG gaTGGTGTCATTTTTGCTTGGAGAGGAAGCTCTAAAGCCGATTCTCCTTTTGAACTGGTTGCGTCACTCACTGGGCACACTAAAGCAGTGGTTTGTCTGGCGGTTGGATGCAAGATGCTGTACTCCGGGTCCATGGACCAAAGCATAAAG GTCTGGGACATGGATACATTACAGTGTACAATGACACTAAATGATCATACTGACGCAGTCACATCCCTTATCTGTTGGGATCAATATCTGTTGTCAAGTTCATCTGACCGCACAATTAAAGTCTGGGCTTGCATTGAAGCAGGATCTTTGGAAGTGATATATACACACACCGAAGAAAAT gGTGTTGTTTCACTTTTTGGGATGCCTGATGCAGAGGGAAAGCCAATATTATTTTCCTCGTGCAGAGACAATTCAGTTCACATGTATGAATTGCCATC ATTTTCAGAGAGGGGACGTTTGTTTGCCAAGAAAGATGTGGCATTGATTGAGTTAGGTCCTGGTGGCCTCTTCTTCACTGGAGATGAGAGTGGTTTGCTGATGGTGTGGAAATGGTTGGAGGTACCCAAGGTGGCATCCTCTTGA